Genomic DNA from Scylla paramamosain isolate STU-SP2022 chromosome 12, ASM3559412v1, whole genome shotgun sequence:
CATTTGAAAAGCTCTTCATAAAAATATCACCCAGTGTTCTCTAGCATCTTCAGTCTACATCAGTATATTTAATTTCAATAATTTAGGCTCCTTGCAACTTCTGAAGTCACTTCAATGGGGAAGAACAATAAATATTAAGCTGCAACTCAACAGACATGCTGGCGCCACCAGCCAGGGAGGGGGTGGCCTCCCGACAGGATAATGCTGAAGATTCCGCTATTTTGCGTTAGTTTTGTGTAGATGTCAGTACCTAGAGATATTACGTTACGAAGCGACCGTTGGTGTATGGGGACGAGGGATACGGCTATTCTTTAATCTATTTATGTCGCCTCTCAAACTCCTCACCAATTAAGCACCGccgtctttttcctcttcctttccatttccctcttctcattcACCAATTGAAGCTCATCTTACCACTCacattttccctccactttATGCACCCATTCTTTTCCCATTATCCTTATGTTCCTCTTACTCCCTTTATTCCCTCGCACCTACTGACACCCTTCATATCCCtcactatttatttaatttaatgcattttttcttttctgctagctttccttgcctctttattcctctctttccccttcctctcactaaGCCCCATCATACTCATCATGAATTAATTCCACAaaattcctttcctctattcttGTGTACCTTCTTATTGCGCCTTTTCACCTATtccattaataaaaaataacatcctATCCGTCTGCATTCCTTCCATTCCGTTCATCCACTCCATTCTCACgcactttttttcctgttccttctctttcagcTCCTCTCCGCTAGACAGACCGCGCCCTCTCTCCCAAAACAGGACACTTGGCAAACACAACGCCACGTCCTTTCCTCCGCGACACCCAGACTCCCGCACCTCAGGTTATGCCGGCACACAGGGGCATCTCGAGTCGCGGCACATCTTGAATCAAGCAGTCAAGGTTACAGACAGACTTAGTACTCATGAGAGGACGTAACCAAGGTCCTGTCGCCAAATATAGCAGTCAAATATTTCCGTTCTTTGTCTcgtcttcttgtgtgtgtgtgtgtgtgtgtgtgtgtgtttaacctgAGCAAGCACAAGGGGTCGTATCTGTGAGTTGGGTTTGATGACTGTGGTAAGTGTCAATGTGCTTCTTGTTTGCTCGTTGATGGATGATTTTGGCGAATGAGGATGAGTGGTTTTGTGGTCTTGTGGTCTTGTGGTCTTGTGGTCTCGGCCTGGCTggcagaagggaagaaaaggcgcTGGTAGTgtgttggtgtttgtgttgtgtggggGGGATTCTTTTCTTGGAGGTAAATGTTTGGTATACAGCTGAGGGTTTGTTTTGACTTAGATCAtgctgtttacttttttttttttccattttattataatgttttcacgggtgtttttttttttgttctctctctctctctctctctctctctctctctctctctctctctctctctctctctctctctctctctctctctctctctctctctctctctctctctctctctctctctctctccgtagcacacacacacacgtgacataGTGTAATCAACATCGTTCTGATGCTTAAAAGGCTTTATTGTTCATGTATCGACTTAAGGTATTGTGTCCAGAGGCAGCGGCTCTTGACAGAGGTGGGTCAAAATTGTTAGCGCCTTACCGCGCCGCCCGTGTCTGAGAAGGTTAGCTTATTCGAAGGTGATGCCCTGCTCGCGCTGCTCCTCGGCGATGCGGATCTGCTCGATGGCGTGGGCGGGGAGAGGGTGGGGCGTGGGGTTCAGCGGGGACTCGGCGCGGTAGCCATTCTCGTCGGCGAAGAAGCGAACCTCGGCCACAGTGCCGTCAGGAAGGGTGAACCTGAGGACGAGTGGCAGCAAGGTTGTGAGTGGCGCCTCGATGGAGCAATGCCTGCAGTTCACAGTTCACACAGCAGAATGTTTATCACGACTCACCTGTAGGTTCCCTCCATGTTGCTCTGGCCTTCAGCTCCACGGGTGCCGGACACGTCCACGGCGATGCCGTTGTCGGCCTCAAAAGCATACTTGAAGTTGCCGTCCCCGGAATCCGTACGTTCCTCATAGACAATTGCTACGGGCCTGTCCTCCACCGGCTGCGAGCCTTGCTCCAATTGGGGAGCAGCGGCGACGGCAGCGACCAGGCAGGCGAGGAGCACCTAGCGTGGTAAGAACAAAGTGAGTCTCGGCAGGAGACTGGGAGGTGAAGTGCTTTGGACACTTTACAATATTATAATTTATGaatacacacaaagaaattATGTTTCATGATATCGATCAGTCTGACATTGAGGTGACCGCCGGGACACTCAGGGTCCGTGGCGGAAAGTTCTGGGCGAGGCGAGTACTTACGAGCTTCATGTTGGCTGAGAAAGGTGTGCATCAACAGAGAGCGAACCGCCTTATATACAGTGTCTGGGGTGCGATTCTCGGTATGGGGGAGGTCGGTGAAGGTTAGCAGGTTAGGGCAGGCGAGGGACAGACAGGATAACGCCCGAGGCTTTGCAGGGCTCGGTTGTGTTGCCGAgttatctcctcctcatcaGCTGCACACAATTCCTATCATTTCAAGACGTAAATCTGCTGTGGGGAGTTTGCTTTCCCGCCATCGTTAATCAACAACTGGATATGTAAACCCAGAACAATCTACGCATGTCGGCTCTGATCCACGGCTTAATTCCTGAGTACAAAGTAGAGTAGGAAACCTAAATGGTTTATGGGGCGGAGAGACGAAGAAATGACCACAGCTGCTTTCTCTTATCCGTGGTCGCAGCGGGGCGTGGGGGAGGCGTGTGTGCTGGGTACGAGGGACGTAATTGTGTAGTACTAACTTGTCGCTTTTGTGTATCTGTGCAGCCAGAGTGCCACCCTGCCTTGCTGGTGTGGGGACGGGGTGTCAGGGTGCGGTATTTTAGCAGAGTCTGGGATGGTGGCGGGCCAACAGactcgttttctgtttcatctgtttttttttgtaggggtGAATCTTGTGTGTTTAACGAAGTGGAAAGGTATGCGAGGATTATGATGTTAAcactctccttttcatttcgaATTCCTTGCATACAGGAGAACCATTTTTCGGCATCACTCAAGCGAGGAAACCacgaagatagaaaagaaaaaaaagtaaagatacgGGAAGATATTCTCTTTTCTACTTAAAATCTCTCGTAAGCATAGCATTTTATTACTCGACCTCACTCAAGAACAGAAACGGCGCTGAAGACTTGTTAGGGAAGACACATCACGAAGGAGCAGCAGAAGGAAGCACAAGAAGGTAGTAATCCCAGTGAACCTTAACTGCAGCATGGCGTGACTGGAAGTGGGGAGTAGACTGTTCGCTTCTTTTGCTGTTTCTTTTGTGCCGGTAGCCAGCCCCATGTACGAACCTTCTACAgctatttattatttctctcatcGCGTTCTCTGTTGCTCCATTTCTCTGTAACTCATCGTCAAGCACATActtatttcattcttcctcctccgcgaCATTTCTTCAAAGTATATTGTTTAGTATAGTACAGCATAATGAAATTTAGTGTATTAAAGTAGCATCTAACGACGTGTTTCTATGGCAACATATCGTGATGAGTTCTGGGTTTTAGATAGTTGACGGCACTGTCAGTCTCTGGTCCTGCCCAGGAGAGTCAATGGCATTcacaaaacaagggaaaaataataaacagctTTAATCTCATTtttgtgcgctctctctctctctctctctctctctctctctctctctctctctctctctctctctctctctctctctctctctctctctctctctctctctctctctctctctctctctctctctctctctctcttatgcataTTTGTGTTGGCATTCCATTTCCAACCACAAATTGCTACAACTCGAACGTCTTCACTTGTACATAAACTGTTGGGCGGTCTTTTATATACCACATATATTTTCATCGTATTTTCAGCAACAAGGTAACAGAGTTCTCCCCTTCTCATTGCTACCTCTCCCACCAGAcgttagcctctctctcagacaaaaaGGATGTTGTGACGCCCCTTAGTGTCGCGGACGTTGGGGAGGCGTTGCATGAATCAGAGGCGCCTAGTGGGAGGCGGCGAAGATAGGGTCTCGAACCTGGTCGCAGcagggaggcagacaggcaaccagacacacacacacacacacacacacacacacacacacacacacacacacacacacacacacacacacacacacacacacacacacacacccggcaGACCTCCAGACGTCTCGCCCACCTCCAGGAATGTCCCTCCATGCACCGCGGGCTTTATGGGTTTCAGTGTATCGTGTTTTATTGATGCGAGTTTATCAGCGCACCGTTGCTGCGCTACGAGAACATCATGGCTGTTTAAAAATGGAAGTTGATGTTAAGTGTTAGTGTTGAAAATTCCTTGTAGTTGTTGCATGTCGCATAAACACCAAGTGATATGAGGAGTACCTTTCGTTGGATTTAAGTGCTTGTATAAAGTTGAAATTTAACGTTTGGTGTCGTAATTTGCATGGCGAAAGAGAGTTTGGGTGCATCTTTTTCTTGCTACTTTTAAGAGCGTGAATGAGTCACTTGAATTACTTCGAGAATATGTATCCCTGTGCATGGCTGCCTCGTGACGCGGAGAGGCGAGGCAGCGGGATGACTGCGGTGTAACGTAACATTCATATACTGGAGCCCAAAGTCTTGCACAATAGATTTTTAGGCAAAAGAGCAGTATCAGAGAACTACCTCTGCTTCTCACATCCCCAGTTCCCCTTGATCTCTGCCATGCTCTTAATACAGCGCAGTCCATTAGTCGACATGTCAAGTTCTATTTGTTTTATAGACATTGAATTCACTGGTCCTGGTGACACCACTACTCTGGGCAACTGTGTGCATTGCGGTTTGCGAATGAGTTGCGTTCCTTGAAAAACGTTCATAAATTCAAACTTCGTAGATCAAAAttaatttagatttttattttattttcatctaatGCATTTTTTTAAGTATTCTTTCATAAGTGCGAGCTCGGCAATCTCAAATGAGAATGAAAAACGAAATTATATGGTTCATAACTTAAATTCAACCTTCATGGCATGGGATTCGTTTGTACTCCGTCTGGTATATGGAGAATGTAATATTTTGGGCcctaaagaaggaaaaaagaacggTTCTTAATTACAACAGATCGGAGCCCCAGACTAGCAGCAGTGTGCAGCGCCACCGCATTTTTTGTACACAGTGATCAATGTACAGACCTGGTCACAAGTATAGTAAGCTGCTCTCACTTCAATAGgtcatctctcttccctcagtCTAAAGTACACTGGCTTGATGACAGTCGCCTCACAAACATGGCGTCTGACGGAATGTTAGCAGATCAGAGAAGCAAAGACTGAGGGGAAAGCAGcacagtggtagtagttgtgatATGTTCCTGGGTTGTTGACCATGACTATAGTTTGGTTCTTCACAACGTTGGTGTCTTCGGCCGGATTTCTGTTTGCCTTTTATTAGTTGTTCGAACTAACTATCGTATTAACAGGCAGTATACAATGAAGATCAAGCCGAAaacatcttgaaaaaaaaagtgaaactaAAAGTCTGTTGCCAGTTTTaatccaactcctcctcctcctcctccttagaatGATGCAATCTAAAAACCTAGTAAGAACCTGAAGGCTTGATAGTGTTTGTAATCccttgtaatcctcctcctcctcctcctcctcctcctcctcctcctccttctcctcctccttctctcaatcGTCTTTCACTGGCGTTCGTTCTTGCCATTCAGGCGAGAGTTATGCCCCAGACACGGACGGTCCACACATTTATGATaggtgtgagggagtgaaggcaTTTCCTGTCCCAGCGAGGAAGCACAAAGGATGGACCGCGTGGCTCGGGACGCCTACACATTCCCGCGATCTTCAACCTTCGGCTCTGCTTCGCTAGATGTTTGAGGTCTTTTTCCCAGGAGCTGTCTGTCGTTCAAACAGATTCAGACTCGGTATcgttaccaccaacaccaccaccactaccaccactacctcctcctcctcctcctcctcctcctcctcctcctcctcctctgttcttcGTCTTTAACCATTTCTCCGAGCGTCAGATGATTTTGCACTCACCACCTCGTTAttttttctgcctcctcctcatggACTGTTGATTACTGCTTTTAGACTGTGTTGTAGTACCGTCTGGTGGTTCAACTGTAGTTTGCAAGTCATGTGAAGGTTAACTGATTCATTAGGCAGTTCCCAGGTGTGCTTCATAAACAACCAGAAGCAATATAAGGCCTGGTGAACTTTGTATTAGAAGTATTTGGGTTTGTGGATgcaagagtgagtgagtaacaAGATCAGATCAACGGTAATAGTACTGGTAGTGGCAGCAGAGGAAAAGAACGCCGGGCCGTGGTGTTAAGTgactcagaaaagaaaaaaatggttcaCTGAAATTGTGATCCCGTAGTATTTTGCCTTTTGAAATATTTGGGGTTGATGAAATCATGACATTGTCTGGCTGTCGGGATATCTGAGACTCCACACACTGACGGGCAGGGTGTACTGTAATGCACTGACGTCTGTGGCGTAGTGGTCCTTCCAGTGAACTCTTTGCTCCTGTTTCTTATTTAGCCCATGCCGTGATGGTCTGTGAAGCCCTTGAGATGCCCATAAGCTTGTGTTCACTCTACCTGGTCtgctgctgacacacacacacacacacacacacacacacacacacacacacacacacacacacacacacacacacacacacacacacacacacacacacacacacacacacacagtagcagtcATAGTAGCGTGATTCGTTAACCTTATCTCCGTGCCTCGCTAAGACTCGTCCCAGCACACATTTCTGTCCAGGtgaacacatggaaaacacgtTATTGGAAAATGACTCACATGTTCATACTGATAAGTTTATTTTTCGAGAATAATGGATGATCGTTTTCCATTACCACGGCGATATCAAACGATATTTTTTCAGCCGGACGCCATCCAGTGTGACCTCCGTGCTCCTTTTTTATCGGTTTATTATAAAATCTCAACTATGGAAATAATTATAGAACAAGAAGTCCAGATGATAACACTAAGTAGCGCAGAACTACTTAGTGTTGGTGACGAAGACGTGTCGAAAAGTTAGCGGATTCCATGAAGCGGCGTCGCTTGGTTTAGCGGGTCAGTCTCCTGCCTTGGTTGTCAAAGGTGATGCCCTGGGCGCGCTGCTCTTCGGCGATGCGGATCTGCTCCTGGGCGTGGgcagggagagggtgaggagtgGGCAGCAGTGGGGACTCGGCGCGGTAACCTCCCTCGTCAGCGAAGAAGCGGATCTCAGCGATGGAACCGTCAGGGAGGGGGAACCTGTGGGAAGGCAGCAGCGAGGTAGTGAGAGGCGCCAACACGAAGGTCAGACTGAGTATCGCCCGTCACAGTGGTTTACGCGGCGGCAGGAGGGATGACTCACCTGTAGACGCCCTGCATGTTGGTGGCACCCTCAGCTCCAGGGGTGCCGGACACTTCCATCACAATGCCGTTCTCGGTCTCGAAGTTGTAGGCGAAGTTACCATCACCGGAGTCAGTTCGTTCGTCAACCAGGATTGCGATGGGCTCCTGCTCCAGCTGgggagcggcggcggcgacggcgaaCAGGCAAGCGAGGAGCACCTGAGGGAGGTGAAACACCGTGAGCCTCTGCGCGCTCTTCCCACTGAAGAAAGAGTTAGACAAGGacgggaggcagagagggaagtGTTGACGGGACCATTACCGTTAATAAGTATGTGTAAGTAAGTGAAAGTTCAagatttatttttaactttataACGTTGTATATAAACGATGAAAGTATTACTTGATTATAACGTTGTATATAAGCGATGAAAGTATTACTTGATCTACAACTAAAAGATGGATTGATGTCTGTTAATGGCACATGAAAgtttacgtaaaaagtaaaaaaaacaaaaaaaaaacaaaaaaaaaaatgcgcggGTTTGTCGTGCCTAGCGTGAGGCACGACTGGGTGTTGCGGCACCGGCACTTGATTAGCAGTCAccggtatacacacacacacacacacacacacacacacacacacacacacacacacacacacacacacacacacactttctcctcttcttcatcaatAATTAACCATAGAAAGTCGATAGGTAGGCAGAAAGATAGATGAATATTCAAGCCGGACCGTGCGTGAGTGTTGGCCTCTCTCAGCTAGCGTGGCTCAGAGTCTGTAGAGGCTTCGAGGTGTACTTACGAACATGATGGCGGTTGCAGATGTACTGTGGACGAGACACGAGAgagagctccttatatacgtcTCCTATGGGCCGGTTGGTGTCTTCACTTTCGGGGTCTCTCAGCGAAGGTATCGTAGAGGGGTGACTGGCCCATACCAGGTAGCGATGGGTAGTGAGTGGGTGAAGGTCGTCTGAGGGAGAAGGGTAACGGGATGAAGGGACACACTGCTGAAGGCCGGGCACTATGATATGATAGGTGCGGACGAGAGTACCTTCTGTTTTTTtagcgagggagagagtggtAGGAGTGTGTGAAGGGACGCTTGCGGCAGTGAGGTTATGCTTGCTGTCTGGCTGCCTGTCTTGGCtgtctagaggaggaggaggaggagcaggtggtggatggggtgttatctctctctctctctctctctctctctctctctctctctctctctctctctctctctctctctctctctctcatacatcaccatgtcattttcttcctttaccgtATTCTCCTCATTTATTGACAGTATTATgatatggctctctctctctctctctctctctctctctctctctctctctctctctctctctctctctctctctctctctctctctctctctctctctctctctctctctctctctccacaacccTACCGTTACAACAACAGCTACACCACCGTGGAATCTCAGCCAACACCCAACACCTTCCCCTTATCTACACCTTTATATCACGTAATCGCGTCATATCTACGTGCTTTCCTATTAACAATGTCGTAGTCGCTTAAACATTTCCTTAATCTGCGCCtacacctcctccatctctccctctatgtcttcctcctccagcgctTCCTATTATTCCACCCTCGTAACGTATGGTGACAGAGAGAGCTGCTGACGGCGGGAAGTTACGGTCTATTAAGAGACggacgaagggaagggagatggagcGGGAAGATTATTTTTGTCTACCCCAATAAGGAagtgaggtgaaaaaaaaagtgaaaaaagtgaACAATTTTGAGTTCCCGGTAAAggggtttcatttttttttatctcctttcatcGGTTTaaggtcttctctctctctctctctctctctctctctctctctctctctctctctctctctctctctctctctctctctcgtcggaaGTGAAGGTAGAAAGTGGATTTCTAAGTctagaagtgaaggaaggtagCAAATGTACTCGTATTGAAGTGAAGGACTCAAGGTAGAAAAGTATAGTGCAGGTGTGAGAGTTAAGGTTGAAAGTGTATTGAAAGGAAAGTAGTAAAGGAAAAATTGTGTATTGAAGATTGAAAAGCTCGTTCCCTATGCACGCCCGGGCAGGCATGGTGCCACGCAGCCTATCATTTTCCTTGTCCTTTATTACATCCATGCTATCATTGTGCAATGTTTATCAGTAATCGGTATCAGTCCGTTGCTGTCACTCGTCTCATCATGCGATGCTGTAAATCATGAGTGAATTATTCACAGCTTCACCAACGGACATCCAATGATCCAGGTCTACACATCCCACCAGGCCGTTGTATCTGTCGCCAGGCCACACTTCAATTTCACACCACGGCtaaacaacgcctcaaaatgCCTATGTGCACAGAACATTTTCATCTTAAAATAACCTGTACTGTCACCTCTGGCAATATCCGCTGACActcgtgttacaccctgtataagtAAGAGCAAAGGTAGTAAGTGTCTCCAGGATGTTAGTCAAGATAAAAATTGTAATTGAAGGTGCAGTAGTAAAGGGTAGGAGGTGTATCGtcaatgtagtagtagtagtattattattaataataataataataataataataataataataataataataataataataatagtggtagtagtagtagtagtagtagtagtagtagtagtagtagtagcagtagtagtagacagtATGTTCAAATTGTAGGAATGAAGACAGAAAGTGTGACTGGAAGTGTTAATCATGTGTGCTTAGGTTAAGAGAAGTTTGTTATGTATACACTGTAACTGCTAGAGAGGGagcggaaaggaaggaagcaagcaggcaagaaagaaaggagagaagaaaatgagaaagaaaggaagtaaacaattaagcaaggaaggaaggaaggaatacagtTAAGAACAGCTACACCAACATTGTCCACAGTAATGACTAAGGCTGTatttcaccaccaacaccaccaccatcaccaccaccacgccaccgAAACCTCACCTTTCACCTACAGCCTGCCAGAGCTCGGGACCTTTACATATCTATCATTCCATCAACTTTTAAGGCTCGTAGGGAAAGGTCTGGGGCTCATAATCCTTTAAGGGAAAAGAACAAGCGAACGTAACCTCACTAATCCCAGTCTCCTCATCCCCCCTTGACTAATATTAACACACGGTCCACC
This window encodes:
- the LOC135105594 gene encoding cuticle protein AM1199-like, which translates into the protein MKLVLLACLVAAVAAAPQLEQGSQPVEDRPVAIVYEERTDSGDGNFKYAFEADNGIAVDVSGTRGAEGQSNMEGTYRFTLPDGTVAEVRFFADENGYRAESPLNPTPHPLPAHAIEQIRIAEEQREQGITFE
- the LOC135105595 gene encoding cuticle protein AM1159-like, with the translated sequence MFVLLACLFAVAAAAPQLEQEPIAILVDERTDSGDGNFAYNFETENGIVMEVSGTPGAEGATNMQGVYRFPLPDGSIAEIRFFADEGGYRAESPLLPTPHPLPAHAQEQIRIAEEQRAQGITFDNQGRRLTR